The sequence ATCCAGTGGCGGGCGTGAATGATTTCTAACAAAGGTTCGGCCGATTTCTCAGTCCACATTTCAATCAAAAATGTACCGCGATAGTTCAGACGCCGCAGGGTTTTAAACAGATTAACAAAGTCGACACAGCCCTCGCCGAAAGGCACATCACGAAATTGCCCCGGACAATCTGCGGTAACAGCAAAAGTATCTTTCAGATGGATGGCTGCAATGCGGTCAATGCCACTCGCCAGTTCTGAATCCACTTCATTACCCCATGCGGTGAGGTTGCCAATATCGGGATACACGGTAAACCATGGCGAGCCAATTTTACTGTCCAGCGCCTTCCACTTGCTGATGGAGTTCATAAACTGGGTGTCCATGATTTCTACCGCGCACATCACTTGGGCCGCCGCTGCTTGTTGTGCTGCCCACGCCATGCCCTCTTCAAAACGGATTATGGTTTCGCTGTCTTGTGGTTCGTAATAAACGTCATAACCGGCCAATTGAATGGTGCGGATACCAAGGTCTTGCGCCAACCGAATGGCCTGCAACATGATAGTGCGTGCTTGCTCACGGGTCTGGGCATCACGGCTGCCAAACGGATAGCGGCGATGTGCTGACAAGCAAAGTGTGGGAATTCTCACCCCTGTTTGCTGGATGGCGGTGATAACGGCCATGCGCTCCTCGCGGCTCCAATTCAACCGCGCCAGCCGTTCGTCACTTTCATCAACAGACATCTCGACAAAGTCGAAACCGCAGGATTTCGCTACAGCCAGCTTTTCAACCCAACTGGTGCCCGCCGGCAGCGCTTTTTCATAGATTCCTAATGGGTGAATTCGCATTATTCTGTTTTCCCTATTGCAATCTTACTAAAGTGTTTCAATCGGTTATGTTTCATGGCGCGTTTTGCTTTCCATTTCTCTTTAAAGAACTTAAAGGCCAGTGCGAAGATAAGTGTTATCCCCCAAACCGCCAGATTGAAGTGCAGGCTGACGCCCAGCAGACTCAGTCCGGTAGCAATGACCTGCAACACCAGCAGCGCACAAAATACATGGCTGACTTTCCCTACACCGCCGAATGGGTTGGTGCCGCCCAGAACAATAGCCAACACGGTCAGTAACAGATAAGAGTCGCCATATCCCATGCGCGCTGAGTTAAAACGCGACATCATAATCAAGCCAGCCAACACACATAACAGGCTGGAAATGGAGTAGATGGCAATCATCACGCGGTCAGTGCGGATGCCACTGAACCAGGTGGCGTTGATGTTGCTGCCACACATATAAATGGTTTTCCCCAGCCGGGTTTTGCCTAATATCAGCGCCAGTACCAGTGAGGCGACGACAAAAATAATCATGGGGATAGGAATGCCCATCACCACCTCAGACCCCATACTGCGGACAATCGGCGGCATACCACTGAGTGCCGCCCCTTTAGTCAGATAAACGCCAATCCCGCTGATAATGGTCATGCTGCCTAATGTCACCAGAATCGGGTGAGCGCCGATGCGGGAAATCATCAACCCGGTCAATGTTCCTATAATGACGGCAATCATCGCGGCCCCCAGCAGGGCAATGACCAGCCACATCAGTTGAGTCGCGGTGCTGGCATCGGCAGGAACATATTGGATAAGCAGCCAGGCCATAAACAGCCCAGTGAGGTTAGCCGTGCCGATGATGGACAGATTTAGCCCGCCACTGAGCATGGGCACAAACATGGCAAAGGTCAGCAGCCCCAGCTCCGGCAACTGGAAAGCAATGCTTAAAAAGGTATTTTCGGTAAAGAAGCGGCCGGGCATCGCCAAACTGAACGCCAGTGTTGCCAGGGCGCAAATACTCAGTAAGCCAGAGATGGTGCCGTCAATATGGAAAAACGTATTCTTTTTCATAAAATGCCCCTGTCAGACAAAGCCAACATCAGTTTCTTTGCGTTTTTTGTAATGGGTGACGCAAATGGCGGCGACGATAACCACGCCAATCACAATGTTGACGAAATAACTGGAAACGCCGATCAGGTTGAGGCCATTTTTCAGGATACCAATCAGGAAGACGCCCATCAGTGTGCCAATCACCGAGCCACGGCCACCGGACAAACTGGCTCTGCCTAAGACTGCTGCGGCCAGAACATCTAATTCGCCGCCCACCAGCGCGCTTGGCACCACTTCACTCATCCGATAGGTCTGTAACATGCCGCCGATGGCTGCTGTTGCTCCTAAATAGCCATAGGCGAACAGGTAAATCAGTGACACACGAATGCCGATGCGGCGCGCAGATTCCGGGCTGCCGCCGACGGCATACAATTGTCGGCCGATATGAGTTTTATTCAGTAGTAGCCAGGTGAGCAGGGCGATGGCGAGCATGATGACCAGTGGCAAACCAATCTGATAACTCTCGCCATTAAAGGTAAAGGGCAGAATGGAGCGCTGGGTTATCCACCAGTCCGGTAAGTCATAAATACTGTGACCATTGGTTATCCACATCAGCATGCCAAACAGTAGTGATTGCATACTTATGGTGATAATGATGGAAACAATATTCAGGTAGTAAATAAGTACCGCATTAACGAATCCAAGCAATATTCCGATGGAGACGGCAATAACCAAGCACAAGACCGGGCTGGCAATCACATCATTGAGCAGCAAGGATGCCACCACGTATTGCACTACCGAGGCCACGGCAGCAAAGGAGATATCAATACCGCCAGTGACCAGCACCACGAAAAGGCCCAAAGCAAAGACGCCAGTAACGGCATAGCTTTCCGTCAGGTCCAGTAGGTTTTGTATCGACAAAAACTCACTGCTAAGCAGGGAGAACAGGGCCAGCATAATGACGATAACCCAGGCCAGCCATCCTTCAACGGATTGCGGTTTGAGTCTGCTGATATTAGGCATTGATGGCCTCCGCAAGCTGTTGTTCAGTCATTTGATTTGGGATCAATTCATTGACGATGCGTCCCTGCTTCATATGCAGGATACGGTCACAGTTGTAATAGGCTTCGGGTACTTCGTCGGAGATAAGCAGCACTGAGATGCCCACGCCAGACAGGCGGTGAATCAGTTTATAAATACTGTCTTTCGCGCCGATATCGACACCCACGGTCGGGGAATCAAGAATTAATACTTTCGGCTTGGTTAGAATCCATTTCGCCAGCACCACTTTTTGCTGATTACCGCCGGATAAGGTCGACAGCGGGTTATCCGGGTTGGTCACTTTGATGTCTAAATCTTTTACCCACTCTTGTACCAAGGCCTCTTTTTTAGTCTCATCAATCAGATAGAGCGGGGTGCGAATGCGTTGCAAAATTGACAGCATCATGTTGTCGGCGACTGATTGCGGCAGCACTGCACCGAGTGTCAGGCGATCTTCAGAGACATAGCCGATACCCAACTCAATGGCGCGGGTATTGTCTTTGATGTGAACCCGGTTGCCATCAATAGCAATCTCGCCACTATCAGGGTGAGTGATGCCAAATAGGCTTAAGGCCAGCTCAGTTCGCCCGGAGCCGAGTAAACCGCACAATCCCAAAACCTCACCGCGATGCAAACTCAAGGAAATATTTTCAAACTGCCCTTTGCGGCTGAGGTTATTGAGTTGCAGTACCACTTTGCCCAGTTCGGCATTCGGTAATTTCTGTTCGTGGGTAATAGTTAAGCCGGTCATTAGCTCAGTAATTCGCCCCACAGACAGTTCACTCGCCGGCCAGGTACCGACTTTCTCACCATCACGAATGACAGTAATGCGGTCTGAAATCTCTTTCACTTCATCCAGCCGATGGCTGACAAACACCACGGTGATGTTCTTGTCGCGCAGATAATTCACCGTGCGCAGCAACTGATTCACTTCCGTTCGAGTCAAAGACGCGGTCGGCTCATCCATAATCACCAACCGGGCATCAGCAACCAGCGCGCGGCAGATGGCGACTTGCTGGCGTTGTGCAATAGGTAAGTTTTGCACCAGCGCATCAGGGTCGATGGTAAATGCCAGTTCTTGTAAAATCTGGCAGGCTTTCTGTCTGATTTTGGTCTTGCTGAACCAACCGAAGTAACCTTTCAGGTTGTATTCAAAGGCAATGTTTTCCGCAACGGTCAGGTTAGGGAACAGCGACAAGTCCTGATAGATAACTTGCACACCTAAATCGCGGGCGCGATCTGGGGTTAAACGCGAGTGTGATTTATCGTCGATAATAATTTCACTACCGTCATCAGGGGCATATACGCCACTGATAGTTTTTATTAGCGTACTTTTGCCGCAGCCATTGGCACCGGCCAAACAGTGCACTTCGCCTTTATTCAACGTCAGAGTGATATTTTTAAGTGCCTGATGTCCGCCAAAGCTTTTTGATAGCTCTTTCAGCGTGATAAGCGGCACTCCTTTATCAGCATCAGAAATATAAGTCATCGTGCAGTTCCCCGGAAAACGGCCTTAAGACAGCGGGCCGAAATAAGAGCCGGGCAGGTTAGTACCCGGCGATACTTTTTTAGCGTATTGTGTGACTTACAGCCCCAGCTTGACCAGACGTTTGGTGTTTTCTACATCCAGTTTTTCCGGGTTATCACTGAGGATAGTGTTCCCCTTGGTTTTGATTTCACCCATATCACCCAGTTTGACGCCATCTTTGATGGGTTCGCCGTTCATCATGGCGGTGGCGACTTGTACGAAGACCTTACCGGCTACCATTGGGTTGGAAATATAACCACCGTCAATAGCGCCTTTCTCTAACAACTTGATCCCCTGGCCCGGAGTGAAGGTTCCGAATACGCAAGTGGTGTCGTTTTTCTTACGTTTATCAATGGCTCGGCCAGCACCAATCGGGCCTTGTGAACCGAATGACATAATGCCTTTCAGATCTTTATGTTTAGATAGCAAGTCATTAGCTGTGCGCATGGAATCATCCACTGACTCTGCTACGCCGAAACGGTCTTCAACCAGGACCATTTTCGGGTAATGTGCTTTTTGGTAAGCAATAGCGGCATCAGCCCACTCATTGACCAATGGCACTGTCAGGCTACCAACGAACATGGCATATTTGCCCTCTTCACCCATGCATTTCGCCATATCTTTCATATGGTTAGCACCCATGCTTTGGGTGTCGAGCAATTCAAAATCCCAGTCTGCATTGATTTGGCCTGGTGATTCATGAGTGATAACTTTAATTCCTGCTTCCTGAGCGCGTTTCAGCACCGGTTCCAGCACTTTGGCATCATTCGGAACAACACCAATGACATCGACTTTTTTGGCAATTAAGTCTTCAATTGCACGGACTTGCTCCGCAGGGTCTGCGGTGGTTGGCCCGACCTGCCAGGCATTGACGCCCAAGGCCTGACCTTCTTCTTTAATGCCCTGTTCCATCACATTGAACCAAGGAATACCCCCCACTTTGACCACAACGCCCATCGTGAATGGCTTATTGGCTTTTTGTGGAACTTTACTGTCATCAGCCCAGGCTGCGTGGGAAGCAAATAATGCGGTTATTAAGCAGGGTAAGATTAACTTTTTCATTATTAAATCCTCTAAAAGAACCATTGGTAAGCATCAAGACATCCAGCCTTATATTAAATATATAAGGCAACTTGGCTTATTCTTATTGTGTGACTATTTCTCTGGTGTTGACGCTATTATTCCGATGAATAATTTTGTTACTTATCTGATTCAATGATATTTAATTTGGGATTATCGCTACGATAATTTTGTGAACTTAATCGGTTAGTAATAAGAATATCGACATCATCTAACATGCATATTTTACAAAAAGCGTATTGGTCAAATTTACTGGAGTCTGCCAATAATATTTTTTGCCCCGAGACTTGTAACATGACTTGCTTTAATTTCGCATTAATATCGTTTCCGTCGCGCACGCCACTTTCCTGATTAATACCCTGACAAGAAAAGAAAAAGGTATTTATCTGGAAGTTGCGTATAGCATTTTCTGCCACGGGGCCATGGAAATCATCATGGCGGGCCGAGTACTCACCACCAATGCCAATAATTCGAACTTTATCACGGCAGGCCAGAGCTTGAATAATCTTCACTGAATTGGTGACGACGGTAATTTCAATATCCGGTATCTGCCGCGCCAAAAACCAGCAAGAGCTACTGTTATCCAATAAAATACAGTCACCCGGATGAATGAATTGTAATGCGGCTTTAGCAATTTTCATTTTAATATCAGGATGTTCCTCCGTACGCTTGCGGAATGACTCGGCTCTGTCAATAGCATTAAGGCTGTAGTGAGTCTCTTTGATATCAATGATGGAAAGGTCAGGGCCATCCAGTGCCACTGCCCCCCCAAAGCTACGGATCAGTTTTTGCTTTTTTTCTAGCACTGTCAGATCGCGACGAATGGTTTCTTGCGAGACCTGGCATAAGACAGATAACTCAGTCACCAGCGCCGAGCCTTGTTGCTGCACATGGTTACAAATGATTTTATAGCGTTCGGCTTGTAACATGTTTACCTCAACATTTGTCTTCGTGCTTAAAGCTAAAAAGCACCTGTAACATTCATGCTGCTATATTGGTATTTATCTGCTGTTTATACAGTGACTGAATTCAAGTATTGCTTTAAGTGGTGTTTTGCTTTGAGTTAATGTGATTTTCGCAGCATAATCTGATTTGATGTTGCTTTAAATTTCACTATAAATGTGATTTTAATCTCATATAAAGGACTTCTTCACCCTGAAAATAGTCAAGGCTGGTAATAAAAACACAAACTCGGGCATTAGCAGTATGACCGAATTTGCCCGAATCTGATTGAATTCTTCTGATTGATAATGAGTTGGCCTTCCATCCTCTTTAATTTAGCCATAAATAAGGTTAGGTTAGTTTGCATCCGGGTATTATGTTTGGAATATATGACTCCCCGGCAAATAATGGTGTTTGAATGAAGATTTTCAGTTAATAATTGTTTTTAATTAATGACTTTTCTGATTAATGAGTTCAATTACCAATGAAAAATTTTTATAACGCGTTGCTTGTTTAAATTCGGCTGCTTAATAATTATGATGAAATGAGGCCAGTTTTTCTGATTGTTAATTGCCGTGCTGAATATTATTTCATGAGGTGGCATCATGTTAGAACAGTTAAAACAACAGGTTTTTGACGCTAATTTAGCGTTACCGAAATATAAGCTCGTGACTTTTACCTGGGGGAATGTCAGTGGTATTGATCGCGAGCGCGGATTGGTGGTAATTAAACCTTCCGGTGTTGAATATGATGTAATGAGTGTTAATGACATGGTGGTGGTGGATTTGGCCACTGGCAAGGTGGTGGAAGGCAATAAAAAACCCTCTTCCGATACTGATACTCATCTGGTGCTATATCGTGCATTCGCGGATATTGGCGGCATTGTCCACACTCATTCCCGCCACGCCACTATTTGGGCACAAGCCGGTAAGTCACTCTCGGCATTAGGCACAACTCATGCCGACTATTTCTATGGCCCCATTCCTTGCACTCGCCTGATGACGGATGAGGAAATTGCCGGAGATTATGAGCATGAAACTGGCAATGTCATTGTCGAAACTTTTGCCAATCTTGCCTTGAGCGCGGTACAAATTCCGGCGGTATTGGTCAATGGCCATGGCCCATTTGCCTGGGGCAGTAATGCGGATAATGCCGTGCATAACGCGGTGGTGCTGGAGGAAATAGCGTATATGAATCTCTTCACTCATCAGCTTGAACCGGCGGTGGCCGACATGCAGCAAACTTTGTTGGATAAACATTATCTGCGTAAACATGGCGCTAAAGCTTATTACGGCCAGTAATGACTACATGGAGGCGTAAATATGCTGTCTACGCCTCCGGTGAGTTACTCAGCATCCACATTCGATATAACTTGCTCAACATCATCAAGTGTACCGATTTTCACTTCCCCAGTTCTGCACATCTTACTTTTGTCGATCAGTAAAATGGATTGTGTGGCGCGCTTGAGCAGCATGGTTTTGAATTCGGCATTAAATGGATTGGAATCCCACATAATGCCATCAGTATCAATGCCCTCACATGAGAAGATAAACAGGTCAATTTCGAGGGTTTTTAATAGCGAAAAAAGTGCTGGATTAACATAACAGGCATATTTTCGCTGTAGCCGCCCCCCGGCACTGATCAGCTCGATATTTTGATGTTTCGCCAATTCCTGACAAATCCGCACACTGTTGGTAAACACGGTGATATCGATATCCGGGAGTTTTTTGGCTAAATACCAACAGGTTGAGCTGGCATCCAGCGCAATCACCATTCCACTTTCAATTAAAGACAAAGCATGCGCGGCAATGCTGGCTTTGCTGGACAGGTGACTTTTCAGGCGCGTAGTGAAAGGATCGCCGCTGTCTTTGGTGGCGCGTTTAATGCTTTTAGCTCGTCCGTGCTGACGGATGATCAATCCCTGCGCTTGTAACTCATTCAGGTCACGGCGAATAGTTTCCTGACTGACCGCGAGTAAGTTTGCCAGGTCTGCCGTCGTCAGTGTTTCATGCTGTTTGATGTGTTGCAGTATTTCCTGGTGACGGGACGCTTTCATGATCCTCTCCATCAGCAAAGCCATGTATTTCATGTCTGACGAATACCAGCACGAAATACATGGCTAAAGGCGTGAGGTTACGTGATCATCAATTTAAAAAACAGGCGTTACCCCCTTCTTTAACAGAATATTGCCATACTTGGCGGTCTCCCCTGTGATGACGATCGCAAATGCTTGTTCGGCGCGTTGGTAAAAGGCATAGCGGTCAATGCGCTCAACGGGCAGGGTTTTTTCTGTGCCGAAGAGTGCGTGTAAATAGCGTTCTTCAACTGAAGCATCCAGCGTGTCACCGTCGACTGCCGCCATCATCACCAGTGGTGGGGCGTAACTGTCTAATTCGAATAAAGGAATAGTGGCCTCCAATAAGGCGCTGACGGATAGCCCATCGGCATGAATCACTTGCGGCCCGCCGTTTTTACCAATGGCATGGGCGGGAAAATGGGCATCAGAGAAAATAATTTCATCACCGTGGCCCATTTCTGCCAATGTTTTTAGCAATTGTGGTGATAGCAGCGGCGAGATGGTTTTAAGCATGACATTCTCCTTTCAAGGCAATGGATTCAGTTATCGGTTCCGGATTTACTGTGAGCGCCTGATAAAGTGGTTGCTGCTCGCCCGGTTGATAATATTGATAGTGATAATTGACCTGAGCGCGAGCTTCTTCGGCGCTGGTGTAGTAACCCGTCGCATACCAGGCAAAGAGTGCCGCCCCCAGCACTGTTGTTTCAGATTCATCAATGACTTTAATGGGCAGATTGAGCACGTCGGCTTTGATCTGGTTCCACAGAGCATTGCGGCTACCGCCACCGACCAGCAGTAATTCCCGAGTCCGGAACTCACCAATCCTTTCCAGCACCGCCAGATTATTTTTCAATTGCCAGGCAAGGCCCTCTAATGCGGAGCGGTAAAAGTGCCCCCGACCACTTGACAGCGATACCCCTTGCCAGCCGCCGGACAACTGATGGCGCGCGTTTCCCAGCAAATTACAATCCATGCGCACGCCGTCAGCACCTGGTGCTATGTCCGTCGCCTCAGCAATCATTTGTTGGTAAACATTGGCACAGGCATCATCGCGCCAGTACAGTTGGCGAACCCATTCCAACACCCCTGAGGCCAGCCACTGCAACCCTGGGTTAAATAAGCGCGGGCAACTGTCCAGTTCGCAAGTTGAACCGGCAAATTGTGGCAATAGGACGGTATTCACATTTGGCGTGCGGACCATCAGGATTTCCCAAGTTCCGGATGACAGCACCGGTTGGTCTAAATCCGCCCCGGAGCCAAATAAAGCAAATTGTGTATCGTGACCGGCAGAAACTACCGGTAAACCCGCCGGCAGCCCCAAATCAGCAGCAATATCCGGTAATAACTGACCAATAATTTCACCTGCGGCGACCATGGGTGGGAATAAATCGGCCTGAATACCTATTTTTTGTAAAATCTCGCCGCTAAATTGCTCGTGTTTCACATCCAGCAGTTGGCTGGTGCCCGCCATGGTGCGGTCAGTGGTAAATTCCCCGGTGAGGCGCTGGTTAATCAATGATGAAATAAACAGCCAGGCGTGCGCCTGCTCGACTAAGTCCGGCCGATTCTCTTGTAGCCAGATAAGTTTATATAATGTGTTAAAACTGAACTGACCAATGCCGGATATCTGCTGTAATTCCCCGGCAGACATATAGCGAGAGATATCTTCCATTACTGCCACTGTACGCGGGCACTTCCAACTAATAATCGGGTACAGCATGTTACCGCTGGCGTCCACTAAGGCCCCGTCCACACCAAAGGTGGTCACGGTCACCGCGTGAATCCTGCATTGATGGATCTGCGGCAGTAACTGGCGGCAGCACTGTACAAAACTGTGCAAAATGCCGTCCAACGGCCACAATTGCCATTGCGGATTGGTCGGGTCAGGCTGGCTGTGGTTGGGTAGCACGGCTTTAGCAACCACGACACCTTGAGGGTCAACCGCGATCGCCCGGATGTTGGTTGCGCCGCAATCTAAAACGATGACCACATCGCGCTT comes from Yersinia canariae and encodes:
- a CDS encoding L-ribulose-5-phosphate 4-epimerase, whose translation is MLEQLKQQVFDANLALPKYKLVTFTWGNVSGIDRERGLVVIKPSGVEYDVMSVNDMVVVDLATGKVVEGNKKPSSDTDTHLVLYRAFADIGGIVHTHSRHATIWAQAGKSLSALGTTHADYFYGPIPCTRLMTDEEIAGDYEHETGNVIVETFANLALSAVQIPAVLVNGHGPFAWGSNADNAVHNAVVLEEIAYMNLFTHQLEPAVADMQQTLLDKHYLRKHGAKAYYGQ
- the fucR gene encoding L-fucose operon activator; this translates as MKASRHQEILQHIKQHETLTTADLANLLAVSQETIRRDLNELQAQGLIIRQHGRAKSIKRATKDSGDPFTTRLKSHLSSKASIAAHALSLIESGMVIALDASSTCWYLAKKLPDIDITVFTNSVRICQELAKHQNIELISAGGRLQRKYACYVNPALFSLLKTLEIDLFIFSCEGIDTDGIMWDSNPFNAEFKTMLLKRATQSILLIDKSKMCRTGEVKIGTLDDVEQVISNVDAE
- a CDS encoding ABC transporter permease, whose product is MKKNTFFHIDGTISGLLSICALATLAFSLAMPGRFFTENTFLSIAFQLPELGLLTFAMFVPMLSGGLNLSIIGTANLTGLFMAWLLIQYVPADASTATQLMWLVIALLGAAMIAVIIGTLTGLMISRIGAHPILVTLGSMTIISGIGVYLTKGAALSGMPPIVRSMGSEVVMGIPIPMIIFVVASLVLALILGKTRLGKTIYMCGSNINATWFSGIRTDRVMIAIYSISSLLCVLAGLIMMSRFNSARMGYGDSYLLLTVLAIVLGGTNPFGGVGKVSHVFCALLVLQVIATGLSLLGVSLHFNLAVWGITLIFALAFKFFKEKWKAKRAMKHNRLKHFSKIAIGKTE
- a CDS encoding sugar ABC transporter ATP-binding protein, whose amino-acid sequence is MTYISDADKGVPLITLKELSKSFGGHQALKNITLTLNKGEVHCLAGANGCGKSTLIKTISGVYAPDDGSEIIIDDKSHSRLTPDRARDLGVQVIYQDLSLFPNLTVAENIAFEYNLKGYFGWFSKTKIRQKACQILQELAFTIDPDALVQNLPIAQRQQVAICRALVADARLVIMDEPTASLTRTEVNQLLRTVNYLRDKNITVVFVSHRLDEVKEISDRITVIRDGEKVGTWPASELSVGRITELMTGLTITHEQKLPNAELGKVVLQLNNLSRKGQFENISLSLHRGEVLGLCGLLGSGRTELALSLFGITHPDSGEIAIDGNRVHIKDNTRAIELGIGYVSEDRLTLGAVLPQSVADNMMLSILQRIRTPLYLIDETKKEALVQEWVKDLDIKVTNPDNPLSTLSGGNQQKVVLAKWILTKPKVLILDSPTVGVDIGAKDSIYKLIHRLSGVGISVLLISDEVPEAYYNCDRILHMKQGRIVNELIPNQMTEQQLAEAINA
- a CDS encoding substrate-binding domain-containing protein, with the protein product MKKLILPCLITALFASHAAWADDSKVPQKANKPFTMGVVVKVGGIPWFNVMEQGIKEEGQALGVNAWQVGPTTADPAEQVRAIEDLIAKKVDVIGVVPNDAKVLEPVLKRAQEAGIKVITHESPGQINADWDFELLDTQSMGANHMKDMAKCMGEEGKYAMFVGSLTVPLVNEWADAAIAYQKAHYPKMVLVEDRFGVAESVDDSMRTANDLLSKHKDLKGIMSFGSQGPIGAGRAIDKRKKNDTTCVFGTFTPGQGIKLLEKGAIDGGYISNPMVAGKVFVQVATAMMNGEPIKDGVKLGDMGEIKTKGNTILSDNPEKLDVENTKRLVKLGL
- a CDS encoding ABC transporter permease, giving the protein MPNISRLKPQSVEGWLAWVIVIMLALFSLLSSEFLSIQNLLDLTESYAVTGVFALGLFVVLVTGGIDISFAAVASVVQYVVASLLLNDVIASPVLCLVIAVSIGILLGFVNAVLIYYLNIVSIIITISMQSLLFGMLMWITNGHSIYDLPDWWITQRSILPFTFNGESYQIGLPLVIMLAIALLTWLLLNKTHIGRQLYAVGGSPESARRIGIRVSLIYLFAYGYLGATAAIGGMLQTYRMSEVVPSALVGGELDVLAAAVLGRASLSGGRGSVIGTLMGVFLIGILKNGLNLIGVSSYFVNIVIGVVIVAAICVTHYKKRKETDVGFV
- the fucK gene encoding L-fuculokinase, translated to MKRDVVIVLDCGATNIRAIAVDPQGVVVAKAVLPNHSQPDPTNPQWQLWPLDGILHSFVQCCRQLLPQIHQCRIHAVTVTTFGVDGALVDASGNMLYPIISWKCPRTVAVMEDISRYMSAGELQQISGIGQFSFNTLYKLIWLQENRPDLVEQAHAWLFISSLINQRLTGEFTTDRTMAGTSQLLDVKHEQFSGEILQKIGIQADLFPPMVAAGEIIGQLLPDIAADLGLPAGLPVVSAGHDTQFALFGSGADLDQPVLSSGTWEILMVRTPNVNTVLLPQFAGSTCELDSCPRLFNPGLQWLASGVLEWVRQLYWRDDACANVYQQMIAEATDIAPGADGVRMDCNLLGNARHQLSGGWQGVSLSSGRGHFYRSALEGLAWQLKNNLAVLERIGEFRTRELLLVGGGSRNALWNQIKADVLNLPIKVIDESETTVLGAALFAWYATGYYTSAEEARAQVNYHYQYYQPGEQQPLYQALTVNPEPITESIALKGECHA
- a CDS encoding L-ribulose-5-phosphate 3-epimerase — translated: MRIHPLGIYEKALPAGTSWVEKLAVAKSCGFDFVEMSVDESDERLARLNWSREERMAVITAIQQTGVRIPTLCLSAHRRYPFGSRDAQTREQARTIMLQAIRLAQDLGIRTIQLAGYDVYYEPQDSETIIRFEEGMAWAAQQAAAAQVMCAVEIMDTQFMNSISKWKALDSKIGSPWFTVYPDIGNLTAWGNEVDSELASGIDRIAAIHLKDTFAVTADCPGQFRDVPFGEGCVDFVNLFKTLRRLNYRGTFLIEMWTEKSAEPLLEIIHARHWIEDKMRLAGWDHNALPATR
- the fucU gene encoding L-fucose mutarotase, with product MLKTISPLLSPQLLKTLAEMGHGDEIIFSDAHFPAHAIGKNGGPQVIHADGLSVSALLEATIPLFELDSYAPPLVMMAAVDGDTLDASVEERYLHALFGTEKTLPVERIDRYAFYQRAEQAFAIVITGETAKYGNILLKKGVTPVF
- a CDS encoding DeoR/GlpR family DNA-binding transcription regulator, with amino-acid sequence MLQAERYKIICNHVQQQGSALVTELSVLCQVSQETIRRDLTVLEKKQKLIRSFGGAVALDGPDLSIIDIKETHYSLNAIDRAESFRKRTEEHPDIKMKIAKAALQFIHPGDCILLDNSSSCWFLARQIPDIEITVVTNSVKIIQALACRDKVRIIGIGGEYSARHDDFHGPVAENAIRNFQINTFFFSCQGINQESGVRDGNDINAKLKQVMLQVSGQKILLADSSKFDQYAFCKICMLDDVDILITNRLSSQNYRSDNPKLNIIESDK